A single genomic interval of Desulfosoma caldarium harbors:
- a CDS encoding J domain-containing protein: MAVPEQATSKDYQLLGLQPGASIDDVKRAYREMAKKWHPDRYSDAPPWARLRAEEKFKDLQEAYQRIVRGPLPSGPGSSEATSARQSGGFKQASSPGPGTRSSKPIGAFSRSSLNTLGRWAGFGAVVAMIALWAVWALRLEGPIPWERRSAKKPKAPMIQNQEAAKPMPLQFPSRPQHLLSSPSKAPVPDVNLDEPWPPHAKVPLQTEATFGLGSTERDVLRAQGPPDRRSAGRWTYGLSEVRFQDGRVVGYDNFDGRLRVLVKPTRAPEQVEATGFFTLGSSRDEVLRVQGTPTAVRGSVWHYGFSSVRFVEDRVAAYDNAFGNLKVRLLPSHQYLDKMQGVPPSFFTIGSSTDEVLAVQGTPTSVRGNMWFYDFANVLFRNGRVGWVSDPQNRLRFVEKEALAQRAMPERQ, translated from the coding sequence ATGGCGGTACCGGAACAGGCCACATCCAAGGATTATCAACTCCTGGGATTACAGCCTGGAGCGTCCATTGACGACGTGAAGCGCGCTTACCGGGAAATGGCCAAAAAATGGCATCCCGACCGCTACAGCGACGCGCCCCCGTGGGCTCGGCTTCGCGCCGAAGAAAAGTTCAAAGATCTTCAAGAAGCCTACCAACGAATCGTTAGAGGGCCCTTACCCTCTGGGCCCGGATCCAGCGAGGCGACCAGTGCAAGGCAGTCTGGGGGATTCAAACAGGCCTCAAGTCCTGGTCCTGGGACGCGTTCATCGAAGCCTATAGGCGCTTTTTCAAGGTCTTCGCTCAATACCCTTGGGAGATGGGCCGGCTTTGGCGCCGTGGTGGCCATGATTGCCCTGTGGGCCGTATGGGCCTTGCGGCTGGAAGGCCCTATCCCTTGGGAGAGGCGCAGCGCGAAAAAGCCTAAAGCCCCCATGATTCAGAACCAGGAAGCCGCGAAACCTATGCCGCTCCAGTTCCCCTCGAGGCCTCAGCACCTGCTTTCGTCACCGTCTAAGGCGCCCGTACCGGATGTGAATCTTGACGAACCATGGCCCCCTCATGCCAAAGTCCCACTCCAAACCGAAGCCACCTTTGGCCTGGGCAGTACGGAACGCGACGTCCTTCGCGCCCAGGGTCCTCCGGACCGGCGCAGTGCCGGCCGCTGGACCTACGGGCTTTCCGAAGTGCGTTTTCAGGATGGACGTGTCGTGGGCTATGACAATTTCGACGGCAGGCTTCGCGTGCTTGTTAAGCCCACCAGAGCACCCGAGCAGGTGGAAGCCACCGGGTTTTTCACGCTGGGTTCCAGCCGGGATGAGGTCCTGCGCGTTCAAGGAACGCCCACGGCGGTTCGCGGATCCGTTTGGCATTACGGATTCAGCTCGGTTCGGTTCGTGGAAGATCGCGTGGCGGCCTACGACAATGCCTTTGGCAACCTCAAAGTGCGCCTGCTGCCGTCTCACCAATACCTGGATAAAATGCAGGGCGTGCCTCCGTCCTTTTTCACCATCGGCTCTTCGACCGATGAGGTTTTGGCGGTCCAGGGGACGCCCACAAGCGTGCGCGGCAACATGTGGTTTTACGATTTTGCCAATGTGTTGTTTCGAAACGGACGCGTGGGATGGGTGAGCGATCCCCAGAACAGGCTGCGTTTTGTGGAAAAGGAGGCCCTTGCCCAAAGGGCCATGCCAGAACGCCAATGA
- a CDS encoding HDOD domain-containing protein, producing the protein MERATTLQDKPLDEILRVAENLPPFPDVVQKVMPLLQRMAPVEDIETVIQYDQAIAAKVLALARSPHFRRTQQVRSLKEAIISLGQKALVEVILAACSARFQDDAVKGYDLREGELWEHAVGTAIMADRIAERVGSAERLTAYTAGLLHDIGKTVLNQYVEHYLGGDGPRNPIVDIIKTRRQSFLEAERNILGIDHQELGGLIARRWNFPPAVVAGITYHHNPQDAEESHQVAAIVYAANRMVGAMGIGTGVDGFLNPNQDHVFEALKLDARTIERLMADVFVALDETKKFLTA; encoded by the coding sequence ATGGAACGTGCCACAACACTTCAAGACAAGCCGTTGGACGAAATCCTTCGTGTTGCGGAAAACCTGCCGCCTTTCCCCGATGTGGTCCAAAAGGTCATGCCGTTGCTGCAGCGCATGGCGCCGGTGGAAGACATCGAAACTGTTATTCAATACGATCAGGCCATCGCCGCCAAGGTTCTCGCCTTGGCCCGCTCACCCCATTTCAGGCGCACACAACAGGTGCGCTCCCTAAAAGAGGCCATCATTTCCCTTGGCCAAAAAGCTCTGGTGGAAGTCATCTTGGCGGCCTGTTCGGCCCGCTTTCAAGACGACGCCGTCAAGGGCTACGACCTTCGAGAGGGTGAATTGTGGGAGCACGCCGTGGGCACGGCCATCATGGCAGACCGAATCGCTGAAAGAGTGGGCAGCGCGGAGCGCTTGACCGCCTACACCGCCGGGCTTTTGCACGACATCGGCAAAACGGTCCTTAACCAGTACGTCGAGCATTACCTCGGAGGTGACGGACCCCGCAATCCCATCGTTGATATCATCAAAACCCGAAGGCAATCGTTTCTGGAAGCGGAACGAAATATCTTGGGCATTGATCATCAGGAACTGGGTGGACTTATCGCGCGACGTTGGAATTTCCCGCCCGCCGTGGTGGCTGGCATCACGTACCACCATAACCCTCAAGATGCCGAAGAAAGCCACCAGGTCGCTGCCATCGTCTATGCCGCCAACCGAATGGTGGGGGCCATGGGCATTGGAACCGGCGTCGATGGGTTCCTCAACCCCAACCAAGACCATGTGTTTGAAGCCCTGAAACTGGACGCCCGCACCATCGAACGACTTATGGCGGACGTCTTTGTCGCCCTGGACGAAACAAAAAAATTCTTAACCGCATGA
- the csrA gene encoding carbon storage regulator CsrA: MLILTRKVGEAIRIGDDIQVVITAVDQNKVKVGIQSPRHVPIFREELYQKIREENLRAASLQADDVEALFKTFSSKTS, encoded by the coding sequence ATGCTCATTCTGACCCGCAAGGTGGGAGAAGCCATCCGCATCGGGGATGACATTCAAGTGGTCATCACCGCCGTGGACCAAAACAAGGTCAAGGTAGGAATTCAAAGCCCGCGGCACGTGCCCATCTTCCGTGAGGAACTTTACCAAAAGATTCGGGAAGAAAACCTGCGGGCCGCCTCACTGCAAGCCGACGACGTGGAGGCCCTTTTCAAGACGTTTTCGTCAAAAACTTCGTGA
- a CDS encoding HEPN domain-containing protein, translating to MKADTLAHGNLDKARVGLEALQFYQDRQAFFEVVREVQELVEPLLKAILRALGEEVPTIHGVGRVLVKFKGHLPRHFANNLHEIRKISKSLQKERELSLYGAEGFIPTEEYGAEEVTEAIREASFVYDLVSGSFQTPDIPVSFP from the coding sequence ATGAAAGCCGACACACTCGCTCACGGTAATTTAGATAAGGCCAGAGTGGGCTTGGAGGCGCTCCAATTTTACCAGGACAGACAGGCCTTTTTTGAGGTGGTTCGTGAGGTCCAAGAACTCGTAGAACCTTTGCTTAAGGCCATCTTGCGAGCCCTGGGCGAGGAGGTGCCCACGATTCACGGCGTAGGGCGAGTTCTGGTAAAATTCAAAGGACATTTGCCTCGACATTTTGCCAACAATCTTCATGAAATTCGAAAAATTTCCAAGAGTCTTCAAAAAGAGCGTGAACTCAGTTTATACGGAGCGGAAGGTTTTATTCCCACTGAAGAATACGGAGCCGAAGAAGTCACTGAAGCCATTCGAGAGGCTTCGTTTGTTTATGATCTCGTTTCCGGGTCATTTCAGACCCCTGACATTCCGGTATCATTCCCCTGA
- the fliW gene encoding flagellar assembly protein FliW has translation MKISTTRFGTLELDEATFIHFPWGIPGFENLKRYVLVELRQGPFKWLQAVDHPDVAFVVSPPDVFGLQYTVPAMRASLIDLQDSKDLAILVLISFDRTTRTVRPHVRTPLLLNASNRQAYQWVIEAGEEQSVVHIVKDTKKEETP, from the coding sequence ATGAAGATTTCAACTACACGATTTGGCACCCTTGAGCTGGACGAAGCTACCTTCATTCATTTTCCATGGGGCATTCCTGGCTTTGAAAACCTCAAGCGCTACGTGCTCGTGGAACTCCGGCAAGGTCCCTTTAAGTGGCTTCAAGCCGTGGATCACCCCGATGTGGCCTTTGTGGTCAGCCCCCCAGATGTCTTTGGGCTTCAGTACACAGTTCCCGCCATGCGCGCTTCCCTTATCGACCTCCAGGACTCCAAGGATCTCGCCATTCTCGTATTGATTTCCTTTGATAGAACAACGCGCACCGTGCGCCCCCACGTGCGCACGCCCCTGCTCTTGAACGCTTCCAACCGCCAAGCCTACCAATGGGTCATTGAAGCGGGCGAAGAACAAAGCGTTGTGCACATTGTGAAAGATACCAAGAAGGAAGAAACCCCGTGA
- the fliS gene encoding flagellar export chaperone FliS encodes MVMNRAQNAYRKTNVETADTASLVLMCYDATIRNLQQAKEYHASRRMDEAYNRIRHSQDVITELLVSLDFERGGEIAINLSRVYNYLLRELIGINSMKSPEIYNGLITILEELREAWQEVKRKYDRGELDLGGLEGAENWARSITA; translated from the coding sequence ATGGTCATGAACAGAGCGCAGAATGCTTACCGAAAAACCAACGTGGAAACTGCGGACACAGCCAGTCTTGTCCTGATGTGTTATGACGCCACGATTCGAAATTTACAGCAAGCTAAGGAATACCATGCGTCCCGTCGGATGGATGAGGCCTATAATCGCATTCGCCATAGCCAGGACGTTATCACGGAACTGCTGGTGAGCCTGGATTTCGAACGCGGCGGGGAAATTGCCATCAACCTTTCGCGCGTTTACAACTACTTGCTTCGAGAGCTCATCGGTATCAATTCCATGAAGTCGCCTGAAATTTACAACGGCCTGATAACCATCTTGGAAGAACTTCGCGAGGCGTGGCAGGAGGTCAAGAGAAAATACGATCGCGGAGAGTTGGACCTGGGTGGCTTGGAAGGCGCGGAAAACTGGGCTCGATCCATCACGGCATAA
- a CDS encoding flagellar export chaperone FliS, with translation MTACTMPAAQPCDTSQSDLLPLIVKCYDALLRDFHNAKQACADGREDLVMDTLRHAQELLTELLVGLDYERGGEIAVNLGRIYNYMLRELIAWHGAQAQQTLDRMIAMTGQLREAWVRVAEAA, from the coding sequence ATGACCGCTTGTACCATGCCGGCAGCCCAGCCATGTGACACATCTCAAAGCGATCTATTGCCTCTTATCGTTAAGTGCTACGATGCGCTGCTTCGGGACTTTCACAATGCGAAGCAGGCCTGCGCCGACGGTCGCGAGGATCTCGTGATGGATACTCTTCGCCATGCTCAAGAGCTCCTTACCGAACTGCTTGTCGGTTTGGACTACGAACGCGGTGGTGAGATCGCCGTCAACCTTGGCCGCATTTACAATTACATGCTTCGGGAACTCATCGCTTGGCATGGAGCCCAAGCCCAGCAGACCCTGGACCGTATGATCGCCATGACGGGGCAGCTTCGAGAAGCGTGGGTGCGCGTGGCCGAAGCCGCCTAA
- the fliD gene encoding flagellar filament capping protein FliD, whose product MGFSLSGVGSGFDWQSMLEQLRKVEQNQFINPLEQQKKKQEEILSAWNTVSQKLSDLLSAVQGIKSSGDFDVFTSSLTSSSTVDPESLLSVTVGSGAPKSRFDIQVTNLAKAEKLQSISVASAADPAGWTGTITIEGREVTLDGKSLNELRDEINALNTGSDATGVMAGVLKVADGDYRLILTSEEEGAAGFQFTDAAGDYFSTLQAGEDASFSIDGISMTRSSNTITDAIAGVTLRLRGEDASTTVTLNIDRDNEAVADKIQSLVDAYNGLAKYINSQFSYDAVSKKANGMLSGDAALRSIKNRLQTSLMDQGLFSVGITFSRDGTLELDTDKLQEALSQDFSGTVSQFNDMAQSLQSVLETLTDSVEGTVTTQKRSVQEKIEKLGNRMETLDERIDARMERLKAQFIAMENAMNTMNNQMSGLSQLFSNLFTSTS is encoded by the coding sequence ATGGGATTTAGCCTTAGTGGAGTCGGAAGCGGTTTTGACTGGCAGAGCATGTTGGAACAGCTGCGCAAGGTAGAGCAGAACCAATTCATCAATCCTTTAGAACAGCAAAAAAAGAAGCAGGAAGAGATCCTTTCTGCGTGGAACACAGTCTCCCAAAAGCTGTCCGATCTTCTCTCCGCCGTGCAAGGGATAAAGAGTTCGGGAGACTTCGATGTGTTTACCTCCTCGCTCACCTCATCGAGTACTGTGGATCCGGAAAGCCTTCTGTCGGTGACCGTGGGCTCGGGTGCACCCAAAAGCCGGTTTGACATTCAGGTGACCAACCTGGCTAAGGCCGAAAAGCTTCAGTCCATCTCCGTGGCATCAGCGGCCGATCCGGCGGGGTGGACGGGAACGATCACCATCGAAGGCCGGGAGGTGACCCTCGATGGCAAGAGCCTCAACGAGCTTCGCGATGAGATCAATGCCCTCAACACGGGTTCCGATGCCACAGGCGTCATGGCCGGCGTGCTCAAGGTTGCCGATGGCGACTATCGGCTTATTCTGACGAGCGAAGAGGAGGGAGCCGCCGGGTTTCAATTCACCGATGCGGCGGGGGACTATTTTTCCACATTGCAGGCGGGAGAGGACGCGTCCTTTAGCATCGACGGCATCTCCATGACCCGTTCTTCCAACACGATCACCGATGCCATTGCTGGGGTCACCCTCCGGTTGCGTGGCGAAGATGCCAGCACCACTGTAACGCTAAACATCGACCGGGATAACGAAGCTGTCGCCGACAAGATCCAGTCGTTAGTGGATGCCTACAACGGCCTTGCGAAATACATCAACTCGCAATTCAGTTACGATGCCGTCTCCAAAAAAGCGAACGGCATGCTCTCTGGCGATGCCGCGCTTCGATCAATTAAGAACCGTCTGCAGACCTCTCTCATGGACCAGGGACTTTTCAGTGTTGGCATCACCTTTTCCCGTGACGGCACGCTGGAACTGGATACCGACAAGCTGCAGGAAGCTTTGTCTCAGGATTTTTCCGGTACGGTTTCCCAGTTCAACGACATGGCCCAGAGCTTGCAATCGGTTCTGGAGACGCTCACGGATTCCGTAGAAGGGACCGTGACGACGCAAAAGAGAAGCGTTCAGGAAAAGATCGAGAAATTGGGCAATCGCATGGAAACTCTCGACGAGCGTATTGACGCGCGAATGGAACGGCTGAAAGCGCAATTTATCGCCATGGAAAACGCCATGAACACGATGAACAACCAGATGTCAGGCCTTTCCCAGCTCTTTTCCAATTTGTTTACCAGCACTTCCTAG
- a CDS encoding flagellin N-terminal helical domain-containing protein codes for MALRINTNVTSINVQRNLTITNRNLSRSLERLSTGYRINRSADDAAGFAVANTFKAKIASLRVAYQNATESNSMLQVADGAFHEIENILVRMKELATQAAGDQITNDERNLLQTEFAELQGELDRIAKTSKYNGVTLIYGENTTDTTNFTFQIGAENVAHDQLEVSINAVSTAALGVDTSHIGTLASAQEAMTAIDGALKSINTYMSKLGAYQNRLQHTMDNLNIMIENYSASESAIRDADMAFEVTQFTKNQILQQSGMAMLAQANAAPQQILQLLG; via the coding sequence ATGGCTCTTCGAATTAACACCAACGTCACGTCGATCAATGTGCAAAGGAACCTCACCATTACTAACCGAAATCTCTCCAGATCGCTGGAACGATTGTCCACGGGCTATCGGATCAATAGGTCTGCCGACGATGCGGCGGGTTTTGCCGTGGCCAACACTTTCAAGGCAAAAATTGCTTCCTTGAGGGTGGCCTATCAAAACGCCACAGAATCCAATTCCATGCTGCAGGTGGCCGATGGCGCTTTCCATGAGATTGAAAACATTCTCGTGCGTATGAAAGAATTGGCAACGCAGGCCGCAGGCGATCAGATCACGAATGACGAGCGGAATTTGCTCCAGACGGAATTTGCTGAGCTGCAAGGGGAACTGGATCGCATTGCTAAGACGTCTAAGTACAACGGTGTAACCCTTATTTACGGCGAGAATACAACCGACACAACCAACTTTACATTCCAAATCGGTGCAGAAAACGTTGCTCATGACCAATTGGAGGTAAGTATCAACGCGGTTTCCACGGCCGCTTTGGGTGTCGACACTTCCCACATTGGGACCTTGGCCAGTGCTCAAGAGGCCATGACCGCCATTGACGGCGCTCTGAAGAGCATCAATACTTACATGTCAAAGCTGGGCGCGTACCAAAATCGGCTGCAACACACCATGGACAACCTGAACATCATGATCGAAAACTATTCAGCCAGTGAATCGGCCATTCGCGATGCCGACATGGCCTTTGAAGTGACCCAGTTTACCAAGAATCAGATTCTGCAGCAATCAGGCATGGCTATGTTGGCCCAAGCCAACGCTGCGCCGCAGCAAATTCTCCAGCTTCTAGGCTGA
- a CDS encoding glycosyltransferase: protein MDLSPFLEGFSWLRQALVHGGGPQVIVVLVGAGRKDDVRLIWEMVQALGLQDVVRVMPNVAEELKATLYASADVFCSLVDNYQETFGLTVMKAMVAGLPVVASDFSGYRDLVSHGQTGFLIPTCASNVQEPWDAVAGLLDPSVLRFFRAQKVAVDMSAMIHALHTLICQMDVRRKFSQQAKRRAQAFHWAKVIGAYGELWKELVSMARRDVGKDYVRDYRPLITPSVSKLFSHYPTRVLADDSVLVMGPMGSAFLAQEYRPVSDAEMKMLVKEKCLWAMTRHVSRREVSVKELTLWVSKIFGMDRHVVMLHLDWLMKHGILEHKKC, encoded by the coding sequence ATGGACTTAAGCCCCTTTTTGGAAGGTTTTTCATGGCTCCGCCAGGCCCTGGTTCACGGTGGAGGTCCTCAAGTTATCGTGGTTTTGGTGGGGGCCGGAAGAAAGGACGATGTGCGGTTGATCTGGGAAATGGTCCAGGCGTTGGGGCTTCAGGACGTGGTGCGAGTGATGCCGAATGTGGCGGAAGAGCTGAAGGCCACCTTGTATGCCTCCGCCGATGTTTTTTGTTCCCTTGTGGACAACTACCAAGAAACCTTTGGTCTGACAGTTATGAAGGCGATGGTGGCTGGGCTTCCCGTGGTGGCATCGGATTTTAGCGGGTACCGGGACTTGGTGTCTCACGGACAGACAGGTTTTCTCATCCCCACCTGCGCCAGCAACGTCCAAGAGCCATGGGATGCCGTGGCAGGTTTGCTGGACCCCTCCGTGCTTCGATTCTTTCGGGCCCAAAAGGTGGCCGTGGACATGTCGGCAATGATTCACGCGCTTCACACCTTGATTTGCCAGATGGACGTACGCCGAAAATTTTCCCAGCAGGCGAAGCGTCGGGCTCAGGCATTCCACTGGGCTAAAGTAATCGGCGCCTATGGTGAACTGTGGAAGGAGCTGGTGTCAATGGCTCGCCGCGATGTTGGCAAAGACTATGTGAGGGACTATCGCCCCCTCATCACCCCGTCCGTCAGCAAATTATTTTCTCATTATCCCACCCGTGTTTTGGCAGACGACTCCGTGCTCGTCATGGGCCCCATGGGAAGCGCTTTCCTGGCCCAAGAGTACCGCCCCGTTAGCGATGCCGAGATGAAAATGCTCGTAAAGGAAAAGTGTCTTTGGGCCATGACGCGCCATGTGTCGCGCAGGGAGGTATCGGTCAAGGAGCTAACTCTTTGGGTGAGCAAGATTTTTGGGATGGATCGCCACGTCGTGATGCTTCATCTCGACTGGCTCATGAAGCATGGGATCCTGGAACATAAAAAATGTTAA
- a CDS encoding tetratricopeptide repeat protein: protein MERERFSAGAPRSEKLSDFWVDALLYLAKSMITEGKKREALRCVVKLRCAELQDSPSLFRLADLYQDLGEHREALRLLARVDPQKRASSFFPTPPLTTTHVVSRTAFSLLVLGLREEALHCIESLPDQTLQKDVWQAVGLLAGDRGHDALVHEAFGRALRFGELTAKAWDQWGVAWKRAGKRHKAEVCWRKALLLDSDLESARIHLANMLWDVGRTAEAYEMFKSLVDNGCQKVPVLLAFAILAAERGHESALGRVREALEVWLQNNTASPHHDLTLREGIFGKLAHVLEREQKIHLAKIAQRLALRETSKPISRQTAAPSRAS from the coding sequence ATGGAAAGGGAGAGATTCAGTGCCGGAGCCCCGCGCAGCGAGAAACTGAGTGATTTTTGGGTGGACGCCCTTCTTTATCTGGCCAAGAGCATGATCACGGAGGGTAAAAAGCGAGAGGCTTTGCGATGCGTGGTCAAGCTCAGATGTGCCGAACTCCAGGATTCCCCAAGCCTTTTTCGGTTGGCCGATCTTTATCAGGATTTGGGGGAGCATCGGGAGGCCCTGAGGCTTCTTGCCCGTGTGGACCCGCAAAAGCGCGCATCGAGTTTTTTCCCCACCCCGCCGCTAACCACAACGCACGTCGTTTCCCGCACGGCCTTCAGCCTTTTGGTTCTTGGCCTTCGTGAGGAGGCGCTGCACTGCATTGAATCCTTACCCGATCAGACCTTGCAAAAGGACGTCTGGCAGGCCGTAGGGCTTTTGGCGGGGGATCGCGGCCATGATGCGCTGGTTCACGAAGCTTTCGGCCGGGCTCTGAGGTTTGGTGAATTGACGGCGAAGGCTTGGGATCAGTGGGGCGTCGCGTGGAAGAGAGCGGGGAAGCGGCACAAGGCCGAAGTGTGTTGGCGAAAGGCGCTTCTCTTGGATTCTGATCTGGAAAGCGCCCGCATTCATCTTGCCAACATGCTATGGGATGTTGGGAGAACTGCGGAAGCCTATGAAATGTTCAAGAGCCTTGTGGACAATGGTTGCCAAAAGGTGCCCGTGCTACTGGCTTTCGCGATCCTGGCCGCCGAAAGGGGTCATGAGTCGGCTTTGGGTCGGGTCAGAGAGGCTTTAGAAGTGTGGCTGCAAAATAACACGGCTTCGCCCCATCACGACCTCACACTTCGGGAAGGAATCTTCGGCAAGCTGGCCCACGTCTTGGAACGAGAACAGAAAATCCATTTAGCTAAAATAGCTCAACGACTGGCCCTGCGGGAAACGTCAAAGCCAATCTCCCGTCAAACGGCGGCGCCATCGAGGGCTTCCTGA
- a CDS encoding tetratricopeptide repeat-containing glycosyltransferase family 2 protein, whose translation MDKPVISLCMIVKDEERHLPQCLESVRGQVDEIILVDTGSTDATPRVAARYGAKVFTYPWNNDFAAARNRSLEHATGDWVLYLDADEELVAFPQGVSLRQMAASLKVDAYLVPIQNMKMDGSFTGHFAIRFFKKLEGIRFEGKAHESVGDWLLRHGARVERAPVVIRHWGYAIPEDRLQEKIQRNLELLVAQVEKNPNDSYAHYYIGMSLIGMGDHERAYRHLVKAHELGPTTPNMQSLVLNMLAFYHLHRKEYIKAEDLARQSLAITPLQHTAKVFLGIALYNQQKFREALPFLREAYQFQRLPLESRRSDLSIEHSYGENELLWAVARSAYEVGNFPLAYQFARRLEKVATGDGPVLVLQALCALALGAFHEASAGFIKARSVGASWTWIGAPWMYALLQLEQLDEARSLLENAGLAFFENKDSAKIFALFVDRHWERGCLSELTETLTRLAQLDAVPVEVLDALALSLIKQQRYKDAVSALEKMRHRDPRRPEIIRRLAALYARLGEKTRAAHLLKSMDAARFTAPGPSLSVSKPFERWAAW comes from the coding sequence GTGGATAAACCGGTCATTTCGTTATGTATGATCGTCAAGGACGAGGAGCGGCATCTTCCACAATGCCTGGAAAGTGTGCGGGGGCAGGTGGATGAAATCATCCTGGTCGATACAGGATCCACGGACGCCACCCCTCGAGTGGCCGCGCGCTATGGGGCCAAAGTTTTCACCTATCCGTGGAACAATGACTTTGCTGCTGCCCGAAATAGGTCGCTGGAACATGCCACGGGAGACTGGGTGTTGTATTTGGATGCGGATGAGGAGCTGGTGGCGTTTCCCCAGGGCGTGTCTTTACGCCAGATGGCGGCTTCCCTCAAGGTGGATGCCTATTTGGTGCCGATCCAAAACATGAAAATGGATGGAAGTTTTACTGGGCATTTTGCGATTCGGTTTTTTAAGAAATTAGAAGGCATACGCTTTGAAGGCAAAGCGCACGAAAGTGTGGGGGATTGGCTGCTGCGCCACGGAGCGCGCGTGGAGAGAGCTCCGGTGGTCATTCGCCATTGGGGCTATGCCATCCCAGAAGACAGATTGCAAGAAAAGATTCAACGTAATCTAGAACTTCTTGTGGCCCAGGTGGAAAAAAACCCCAACGATTCCTATGCCCACTATTACATCGGCATGAGTCTTATTGGAATGGGGGATCATGAAAGGGCATACCGTCACTTGGTGAAAGCCCATGAACTGGGTCCGACTACCCCCAACATGCAAAGCCTCGTGCTCAACATGCTGGCTTTTTACCATCTTCACCGAAAGGAATATATCAAGGCTGAGGACTTGGCGCGCCAATCCCTGGCCATCACGCCCCTCCAACATACCGCTAAGGTTTTTCTGGGGATTGCCCTTTACAACCAACAAAAATTCCGTGAGGCGCTTCCTTTCCTTCGCGAGGCCTATCAGTTCCAAAGGCTGCCCTTAGAATCACGGCGAAGCGACCTCAGTATTGAGCACTCCTACGGCGAAAACGAGCTGCTTTGGGCTGTGGCTCGAAGCGCCTACGAAGTGGGAAACTTCCCTTTGGCCTATCAGTTTGCTCGAAGGCTAGAGAAGGTCGCCACCGGGGATGGACCCGTTTTGGTGTTGCAGGCCCTGTGCGCTTTGGCATTAGGGGCCTTTCATGAAGCCTCAGCCGGTTTTATCAAGGCCCGGAGCGTGGGGGCGAGCTGGACATGGATTGGCGCGCCGTGGATGTACGCTTTGCTTCAGCTGGAACAATTGGACGAAGCCCGGTCTCTTTTGGAAAATGCGGGTCTAGCGTTTTTCGAAAATAAAGACAGCGCAAAAATTTTCGCTTTGTTTGTGGACCGCCATTGGGAACGCGGCTGCCTCTCGGAACTCACGGAAACCCTTACCCGCCTGGCCCAACTCGATGCCGTTCCCGTGGAAGTCCTGGACGCTTTGGCCCTGAGCCTGATCAAGCAGCAGCGTTACAAAGACGCGGTGTCGGCGCTGGAAAAGATGCGGCACCGCGACCCGAGACGCCCTGAAATTATAAGGCGGCTGGCCGCCCTTTATGCCCGACTGGGTGAGAAAACTCGGGCAGCGCATCTTCTCAAGTCAATGGACGCTGCGAGGTTCACCGCACCCGGCCCTTCGCTGTCGGTGTCGAAGCCTTTCGAACGATGGGCCGCTTGGTAA